The Petrocella atlantisensis genome has a window encoding:
- a CDS encoding tetratricopeptide repeat protein: MAKICPKCGELLDTQEFCNHCHVAIEIYKKIGIESKKIYNLGLKKVEIRDLSGAIDLLNKSIKLDKKNIQARNLLGLVYLEIGEPVMAFKQWVISKNIEPLDNEATGYMDRIQNNQVHLDKLNNAIKKYNQALVFVNQNSIDLAIIQLRAVIGLNPNFTKAYCLLALCYIHENQMDKAKRKLQKVLSIDHNHGTARKYMTWIQSEGHTDEAFEEVKEKEPGYFGLPSLGHSAKVSMNNSMFQFAAVLVGVGIGLAVMAFLIVPSLLSSQKNKNIEAVNQVNALEANQSVLEGQVESMEESIQQADTQMNVLTSELEQNQRQLTQSEKLLGVISLYEDDKATEAARLLEEVEPDALSESALATYEKTVQNIFPQVALDAYNQGYRDYRNGRYEEAITNLELASKYEKDDYFSDEALYYLARSYQRLDQNDLAISTYQKMLDTYPNANFKNDATYFLKALTNN, translated from the coding sequence ATGGCGAAAATATGTCCGAAATGTGGAGAGCTACTTGATACCCAAGAATTTTGCAATCATTGTCATGTGGCGATTGAAATTTATAAAAAAATTGGTATTGAATCAAAAAAAATATATAATCTAGGATTAAAAAAAGTTGAAATTCGAGATTTAAGTGGCGCTATTGACCTACTAAATAAGAGTATAAAACTAGATAAAAAGAACATTCAAGCTAGAAATTTATTGGGTCTGGTTTATTTAGAAATAGGTGAACCGGTTATGGCATTTAAACAATGGGTAATCAGCAAGAATATTGAACCGTTAGATAATGAAGCGACAGGTTACATGGACCGGATTCAAAACAATCAAGTTCATTTAGATAAATTAAACAATGCAATAAAAAAGTATAATCAAGCCTTGGTGTTTGTTAACCAAAATAGTATTGACTTGGCTATTATACAATTACGTGCCGTCATTGGACTGAATCCGAATTTTACGAAAGCCTATTGTTTATTGGCTTTATGCTATATACATGAAAACCAAATGGACAAAGCCAAACGTAAACTTCAGAAGGTACTGTCTATTGATCATAATCATGGTACAGCAAGAAAATATATGACATGGATTCAATCAGAGGGACATACGGATGAGGCATTTGAAGAAGTAAAAGAAAAAGAACCGGGTTATTTTGGATTACCTTCCCTTGGTCATAGTGCTAAAGTATCTATGAACAACAGTATGTTCCAATTTGCAGCAGTTTTAGTGGGTGTTGGCATTGGTTTGGCGGTTATGGCCTTTCTAATCGTACCCAGTTTGTTGAGTAGTCAGAAAAACAAGAATATAGAAGCGGTGAATCAAGTAAATGCTCTTGAAGCCAATCAGAGTGTTTTAGAAGGTCAAGTTGAAAGTATGGAAGAAAGCATTCAGCAGGCAGATACGCAGATGAATGTTCTGACATCAGAATTGGAACAAAATCAGCGTCAGTTAACGCAAAGTGAAAAATTACTAGGGGTTATAAGCCTATATGAAGATGACAAAGCAACAGAAGCAGCCAGGTTGTTGGAAGAAGTTGAACCAGATGCACTAAGTGAAAGTGCATTGGCTACTTATGAAAAAACTGTTCAGAATATATTCCCCCAAGTAGCTCTAGATGCCTATAACCAAGGTTACAGAGACTATAGGAATGGCAGATATGAAGAGGCGATTACGAATCTCGAACTGGCATCCAAATATGAGAAAGATGATTATTTTTCAGATGAAGCATTGTACTATTTGGCAAGATCCTATCAAAGATTAGATCAGAATGATTTAGCCATTAGTACGTATCAAAAAATGCTAGATACGTATCCAAATGCCAACTTTAAAAACGATGCGACATACTTTCTGAAGGCTTTAACCAATAACTAA
- the sigH gene encoding RNA polymerase sporulation sigma factor SigH, with the protein MERVIAFEELTIYTDEEIVVLIREGHDYALDYLMNKYKKLVEKKSKSYFLMGAGRDDLIQEGMIGLFKAVRDYRNDTASSFFSFADLCITRQIITAVKAATRQKHMPLNSYVSLNKPIFEEDNDKIVLMDLMPSKQIVDPEELIIDKENIHIIEDELADKLSDFEKDVLEYYVEGIGYVEIAEILEKPVKSIDNALQRIKKKLEIIMKEKK; encoded by the coding sequence ATAGAACGTGTCATAGCATTTGAAGAACTAACCATTTATACAGATGAAGAAATCGTTGTTCTTATTAGAGAAGGTCATGATTATGCATTAGACTATCTTATGAACAAATACAAAAAGCTGGTGGAAAAAAAATCAAAATCCTATTTTTTAATGGGTGCAGGCAGAGATGATTTGATACAAGAAGGTATGATTGGACTTTTTAAGGCTGTTAGAGACTATAGAAATGATACAGCATCGTCCTTTTTTTCTTTTGCTGATCTTTGTATCACGAGGCAAATCATCACAGCTGTAAAAGCAGCTACAAGGCAGAAACATATGCCTTTAAACTCCTATGTTTCTTTGAATAAACCGATATTTGAAGAAGACAATGACAAAATCGTCCTTATGGACCTCATGCCCTCTAAGCAGATCGTTGATCCGGAAGAACTGATTATTGACAAGGAAAACATACATATTATTGAAGATGAGTTAGCAGACAAATTAAGTGATTTCGAGAAGGATGTTTTAGAATATTATGTTGAAGGCATCGGGTATGTTGAAATAGCAGAGATACTTGAAAAACCGGTAAAATCTATTGACAATGCCCTACAGCGTATTAAGAAAAAACTGGAAATCATTATGAAAGAAAAAAAGTAA
- a CDS encoding NYN domain-containing protein: MAKEVLLVDGYNIIHAWPELKTMAMEDQLDHARTRLLEILSDYQGYKKNEIIVVFDAYKAKNPVRSIDAYHNIHVIYTKEHETADHYIEKVATEYARDYQIRVATSDALEQTIILAKGAARMSARELLSDIQATRKEYKADYLEKPSRTTNRLEGHLNKETLAWMEKFRRQR; encoded by the coding sequence GTGGCAAAAGAAGTACTTCTCGTCGATGGATATAATATTATCCATGCCTGGCCTGAGCTAAAGACAATGGCGATGGAGGATCAACTTGATCATGCAAGAACACGTCTGCTAGAAATTCTAAGTGATTACCAAGGCTATAAAAAGAATGAAATCATCGTAGTTTTTGATGCCTACAAGGCGAAAAATCCGGTCAGAAGTATTGATGCATATCATAACATTCATGTCATTTATACAAAAGAGCATGAAACAGCGGACCATTATATTGAAAAAGTTGCTACTGAGTATGCCAGAGATTATCAGATTCGAGTTGCTACTTCCGATGCTCTTGAACAAACGATTATATTAGCAAAAGGGGCAGCAAGAATGTCTGCAAGAGAGCTTTTAAGTGACATTCAAGCCACTAGGAAAGAGTATAAAGCAGATTACTTGGAAAAACCTTCAAGGACAACAAACCGCTTGGAGGGTCATTTGAATAAAGAAACATTAGCATGGATGGAAAAATTTCGTCGTCAAAGATAG
- the cysE gene encoding serine O-acetyltransferase: MNIMKYIKEEIEVIKERDPAIKKTSEVFLYPSFHAILRYRLSHWLFLRKHYFLARWVSQRATRKTGIEIHPGAVIGAGLFIDHGHGVVIGETAIIGNNVTLYQGVTLGGTGKEHGKRHPTIGDNVMISAGAKVLGSFTVGEDSKIGAGSVVLSEVPANSTVVGIPGRVVKRNDKKITHPQDTLDQIHFPDPIRHELCRLQIRIENLEKGKGGLSLDALNTLEEERCRNCPEYMQDEL, translated from the coding sequence ATGAATATAATGAAATATATAAAAGAAGAAATTGAAGTGATTAAGGAAAGAGACCCTGCCATCAAAAAAACGTCGGAGGTATTTTTATATCCGAGTTTCCATGCCATTCTCAGATACCGGTTATCTCATTGGCTATTTCTTAGAAAACACTATTTTTTAGCCAGATGGGTATCACAACGGGCAACCCGAAAAACAGGTATCGAGATTCATCCAGGCGCCGTTATTGGCGCTGGACTGTTCATTGATCATGGACATGGGGTGGTTATCGGTGAAACAGCGATTATAGGAAACAATGTAACCCTTTACCAAGGGGTGACACTTGGTGGTACAGGCAAAGAACATGGAAAGCGTCATCCAACAATTGGAGATAACGTCATGATCAGTGCAGGTGCAAAAGTATTGGGATCTTTTACGGTTGGTGAGGATTCAAAAATAGGCGCAGGTTCAGTTGTTTTAAGTGAAGTGCCAGCCAATTCGACAGTTGTCGGCATACCGGGTAGGGTTGTAAAGAGAAACGATAAAAAAATAACCCATCCTCAAGACACACTCGATCAAATACACTTTCCTGATCCGATACGTCATGAGTTATGTAGACTTCAGATTAGAATAGAAAACTTGGAAAAAGGCAAAGGCGGCCTATCGTTAGATGCTTTAAATACCTTAGAAGAAGAAAGATGTAGAAACTGTCCAGAATATATGCAAGATGAATTATGA
- the rlmB gene encoding 23S rRNA (guanosine(2251)-2'-O)-methyltransferase RlmB, with protein MNQNNKNNKRRNQDNHETEEVNELIVFGRNAVIEGIKSGRSVDKLLMIESGHQEGSAQKILGLAKDMNILVQYVAREKLDQLSNQGKHQGVLAFMAAHDYVELEVLFEKAKKRDEAPFFIILDGIEDPHNLGAIIRTANITGAHGIIIPKNRAVSLTATVAKTSAGAIEYTPVCKVVNLVRTIEDLKSKGIWVAGSDMKGTSMYDVDFKGPMALVIGSEGKGLSRLVKEKCDFIASIPMKGNVDSLNASVAAGVLMYEALRQRNL; from the coding sequence ATGAATCAAAATAATAAGAATAATAAAAGAAGGAACCAGGATAATCATGAAACAGAAGAAGTCAACGAGTTAATCGTATTTGGAAGAAATGCAGTAATAGAAGGCATAAAATCAGGTAGAAGCGTTGATAAACTTTTGATGATTGAATCCGGGCATCAAGAAGGTAGTGCACAAAAAATATTGGGATTAGCTAAAGACATGAATATTCTTGTTCAATATGTTGCAAGAGAAAAGCTCGATCAATTAAGTAACCAAGGAAAACATCAGGGTGTATTGGCTTTTATGGCTGCCCATGATTATGTTGAATTGGAAGTCCTTTTTGAAAAAGCTAAGAAAAGAGACGAAGCACCATTTTTTATAATCTTAGATGGCATCGAAGATCCACATAACCTAGGGGCAATTATTCGTACGGCCAACATAACAGGTGCTCATGGTATCATCATACCCAAAAACAGAGCAGTTTCACTAACGGCGACAGTGGCAAAAACATCAGCAGGTGCTATAGAGTACACACCAGTCTGCAAAGTGGTTAATCTTGTTAGAACCATTGAAGATCTTAAGAGCAAAGGTATATGGGTAGCCGGATCAGATATGAAAGGCACAAGCATGTATGATGTGGATTTCAAAGGCCCTATGGCGCTTGTAATCGGTAGCGAAGGCAAAGGACTTAGCCGATTGGTTAAAGAAAAATGTGACTTTATTGCGAGTATTCCCATGAAAGGTAATGTTGATTCACTAAATGCAAGTGTTGCAGCTGGTGTTTTAATGTATGAGGCACTAAGACAGAGAAATCTATAG
- a CDS encoding S1C family serine protease yields MENNISNQTDFNDNQTGIKPSNHQKYSRKWYVKLTAYVLILTFVSGLTFGAGYLSALIYGDRLTNGIISTSTQNADDQPATAQVQPILSDYTASSDISAIASAVSPAIVTISSYSEQTPGGIFGNSNGFYGGTGSGITFKMEDDELLIVTNYHVIEGSNQIEIIFHDGTTVAATVLGYDSTNDLAVLSVDTKMLKGKLDQIVLASFGDSEEIQIGELAVAIGNPLGPEYASTVTAGIISALNREIYINKNTSYVNLIQTDAAINPGNSGGALLNGKGEVIGINSAKYVDTGVEGIGFAIPINQAKETMDTILESRSGGDIAYQLADDRAFLGVQVMDITTEVYNSTGMRFGVYITDVIAFSGAEEAGIQSGDIIYSLDGKKVQNVQVLFDILEKAKVGDTLEVGIIRNDEILTLKAPLYSYKNIMDQQ; encoded by the coding sequence ATGGAAAACAATATATCCAATCAAACAGATTTTAATGACAATCAAACAGGCATTAAACCTTCAAATCATCAAAAATACTCAAGAAAATGGTATGTAAAACTTACCGCTTATGTGCTCATACTCACTTTTGTAAGTGGCTTGACTTTTGGTGCGGGTTACTTGTCCGCACTGATTTATGGCGATCGTCTGACAAATGGAATTATTAGCACTTCCACACAAAATGCGGATGATCAACCAGCAACTGCTCAAGTACAGCCTATCCTCTCCGACTATACGGCTTCATCGGATATCTCGGCAATCGCCAGCGCTGTGAGCCCAGCTATTGTTACCATTTCTAGCTATTCCGAGCAAACGCCAGGTGGTATATTTGGCAATTCAAATGGTTTTTATGGTGGTACAGGTTCCGGTATCACATTCAAAATGGAGGATGATGAATTATTAATTGTCACCAATTATCACGTTATAGAAGGTTCCAACCAGATTGAAATAATATTTCATGATGGAACAACCGTTGCCGCTACAGTTTTAGGTTACGACTCCACCAATGACTTGGCTGTTCTTTCTGTTGATACAAAGATGCTAAAAGGTAAGCTGGATCAAATTGTCTTAGCATCTTTTGGTGATTCAGAGGAGATTCAGATCGGCGAGTTGGCTGTGGCTATTGGTAATCCATTAGGCCCTGAATATGCCTCTACAGTAACTGCCGGCATCATCAGTGCGCTTAACCGAGAAATCTATATTAATAAAAACACCTCCTATGTGAATCTTATACAAACAGATGCTGCTATTAACCCAGGCAATAGCGGTGGGGCCTTACTCAACGGCAAAGGTGAAGTCATCGGTATAAACAGTGCTAAATATGTCGACACCGGTGTAGAAGGTATTGGATTTGCCATCCCCATTAATCAAGCAAAAGAGACCATGGATACGATTTTGGAAAGTCGTTCCGGCGGAGACATCGCTTATCAATTGGCCGATGACCGAGCTTTCCTCGGTGTTCAAGTGATGGATATTACCACCGAGGTCTATAACAGCACGGGCATGCGTTTTGGAGTTTATATTACCGATGTCATTGCATTCAGCGGCGCTGAGGAAGCCGGCATCCAATCAGGTGATATCATCTATAGCCTCGATGGCAAAAAAGTCCAAAATGTACAAGTGCTCTTTGATATTCTAGAAAAAGCTAAGGTCGGTGACACTTTGGAAGTTGGTATTATACGTAACGATGAAATCTTAACTTTGAAAGCACCATTGTATAGCTACAAGAACATCATGGATCAACAATAA
- a CDS encoding Mini-ribonuclease 3 has protein sequence MDVLNDFLTFLEKELSLDEMKVHTYSPLALAYIGDSIYDLIIRTYIISKGSKAVGKMHKESSLYVNAKTQAKIYHTIKDTLTEEELSVMKRGRNAKSGSKPKNTDLITYKHATGFETLIGYLYVTKQLERLVALIATGLKSTQLTQSDTAPSTGENEVSHSD, from the coding sequence GTGGATGTATTGAATGATTTTCTGACATTTTTAGAAAAAGAGTTATCCTTGGATGAAATGAAAGTCCATACGTATTCACCACTGGCTTTAGCATATATTGGTGACTCCATTTATGACTTAATTATTCGAACCTATATCATCAGTAAAGGTAGTAAAGCGGTTGGTAAAATGCACAAAGAATCCAGTCTCTATGTCAATGCCAAAACACAAGCTAAGATTTATCACACCATTAAAGACACATTAACTGAAGAAGAGCTAAGTGTCATGAAAAGAGGTAGGAATGCCAAGTCGGGTTCTAAACCGAAAAACACAGACTTGATTACATACAAACATGCAACAGGATTTGAAACACTTATAGGCTATTTATATGTCACCAAACAGCTTGAACGTCTTGTGGCACTAATTGCCACAGGTTTGAAGTCCACCCAGTTAACCCAATCGGATACTGCTCCAAGTACCGGAGAAAATGAAGTTTCCCATAGTGATTAG
- the cysS gene encoding cysteine--tRNA ligase, translated as MKLYNTLTRKKETFVPVEPGKVKMYVCGPTVYNHIHIGNARPFIVFDVVRRYFEYKGFDVTYVQNYTDVDDKIINKAKEEGVTSEAIAEKYIQEVEQDAKGLGIHKATHTPKATEEVPHMVDMIQILLDKKFAYEVDGTVFFATRNFKDYGKLSKKNPDDLEAGSRVAVDEAKINPMDFVLWKPKKEGEPSWPSPWGDGRPGWHLECSVMAKRYLGDTIDIHCGGTDLIFPHHENEIAQSEAANGKPFAKYWLHNGFINVDNKKMSKSLGNFFTVREITEEFPYEVIRFFMLSAHYRSPINFSRDLMEAAANSLQRIQTGAKNLVYLYEHCELENVTEEEKADIQLLESFKDKFEKAMDDDFNTADAVSAIFELIRFANTQATISSSKTFIQKVLDALRALCDVIGIDLDTEDDILDADIEALIQKRQEARKNKDFTLSDKIRDDLMKKGILLEDTREGVKFRRV; from the coding sequence ATGAAATTATACAATACACTTACTCGAAAAAAAGAAACTTTTGTGCCGGTCGAACCGGGGAAGGTCAAGATGTATGTTTGCGGGCCAACGGTGTATAACCATATACACATTGGCAATGCCAGACCATTTATCGTTTTTGACGTTGTCAGACGCTATTTTGAATACAAAGGTTTTGATGTAACTTATGTTCAGAATTATACAGATGTGGACGATAAGATTATTAATAAGGCCAAAGAAGAAGGCGTAACTTCGGAAGCGATAGCAGAAAAATACATTCAAGAAGTTGAACAAGATGCAAAAGGTCTTGGAATTCATAAAGCAACTCATACACCAAAAGCTACAGAAGAAGTACCGCATATGGTGGATATGATTCAGATACTCTTGGACAAGAAGTTTGCTTATGAAGTAGACGGTACGGTTTTCTTTGCGACCAGAAATTTTAAGGATTATGGTAAATTATCAAAGAAGAATCCGGATGACTTAGAGGCGGGATCTCGGGTCGCTGTAGATGAAGCCAAAATCAATCCAATGGATTTTGTTTTGTGGAAACCCAAAAAAGAAGGTGAACCGTCATGGCCATCACCATGGGGCGATGGAAGACCGGGTTGGCATTTAGAATGCTCGGTCATGGCGAAACGTTATCTTGGGGACACCATCGACATTCACTGTGGCGGTACGGATCTAATATTCCCCCATCATGAAAATGAGATAGCTCAAAGTGAAGCAGCCAATGGTAAACCGTTTGCCAAATACTGGCTTCATAATGGCTTTATTAATGTAGATAATAAAAAGATGTCCAAATCATTAGGTAATTTCTTTACAGTAAGGGAGATTACTGAAGAATTTCCCTATGAGGTGATACGATTCTTTATGTTGAGTGCTCATTACAGAAGTCCAATCAACTTCAGTCGTGATTTGATGGAAGCTGCCGCTAATAGTTTGCAACGTATTCAAACAGGTGCGAAGAACCTTGTGTATCTTTATGAACATTGTGAACTAGAAAATGTGACAGAGGAAGAAAAGGCCGATATACAACTTTTAGAAAGCTTTAAAGATAAGTTTGAGAAAGCTATGGATGATGATTTTAACACAGCCGATGCCGTATCTGCTATTTTTGAGCTGATTCGTTTTGCCAATACCCAGGCTACCATATCTTCCTCAAAAACTTTTATTCAGAAAGTCTTGGATGCATTAAGAGCCTTGTGTGATGTTATTGGTATTGACTTAGATACAGAAGATGATATACTAGATGCTGATATTGAAGCACTAATTCAAAAGCGCCAAGAAGCAAGAAAAAACAAAGATTTTACTTTATCAGACAAGATCAGAGATGATCTCATGAAAAAGGGTATTTTACTTGAAGATACAAGAGAAGGTGTAAAATTCAGAAGGGTATAA
- the ptsP gene encoding phosphoenolpyruvate--protein phosphotransferase: MIRGIGVAEGVTIGKAFVKREVEMKVVYRKIENPQLELERFNTAVDKCRIELERRYNKTLNILGQEEAEVYKRHLSVYDGSILLGQVRKEIQEQKINADYILNEVKKKYAAMFDKVADDFLKKKSESIKYIAEEIIKELIGIENKGLGDLTEPVIIFASELDGNDIVHLDKNSVLAIVCELGGKTSYSALVSNNFKIPAVLGAKGILSLVKDGDEVIVDGQKGEVFINPDKEMIDFYFKKVNKEKELEDIFLSFAKQKTKTEDGHQFEIAAEVENNNALLVAKEKGAESVGLFKTEFVFLGQPSMPEEMVQLEAYREAVMLAENADIIFRTMDCSSNHDMPFIYFHEERNPLLGYRSIRVTLTERTLFVTQIKALLRASAYGKIKILLPMVTKIEELLDAKMAIEEAKVELDARHELYDNNIDIGMMVEIPAAAMMIDIFAREVDFLVIGSSELIQLMTAVDRANENLFELFDMYHPGLLRTIRQVVIAAHREGTWISIVGDMANNEILLPFMIAIGVDQVCVNPSMVPKARWLASKTNKAIWDKEIDHLLSLSSGNEIKEYLEKRYYEIYVW; this comes from the coding sequence ATGATTAGAGGTATTGGCGTTGCAGAAGGAGTCACCATAGGAAAAGCCTTTGTTAAGCGTGAAGTAGAGATGAAGGTTGTATATAGAAAAATAGAAAACCCTCAACTTGAGCTTGAACGATTCAATACTGCAGTCGACAAGTGTCGAATTGAACTTGAAAGACGTTATAATAAGACCCTCAATATTTTGGGACAAGAAGAAGCAGAGGTCTATAAACGACATCTAAGTGTTTATGATGGGTCCATATTGCTAGGGCAAGTGCGCAAAGAAATTCAAGAACAAAAGATCAATGCAGATTATATTCTTAACGAAGTCAAAAAAAAATATGCAGCCATGTTCGACAAGGTTGCGGATGATTTTCTGAAAAAAAAATCAGAATCCATAAAATATATTGCAGAAGAGATTATTAAAGAACTCATTGGCATAGAAAATAAAGGTCTTGGCGATTTGACAGAACCGGTTATCATATTTGCAAGTGAGTTAGATGGTAACGATATCGTTCACTTGGATAAGAATAGTGTACTTGCAATTGTATGCGAACTGGGTGGCAAAACATCCTACAGTGCCCTTGTGTCCAATAACTTTAAAATTCCGGCTGTACTAGGCGCAAAAGGTATTTTATCTCTTGTAAAAGATGGCGATGAAGTCATTGTAGACGGGCAAAAAGGTGAAGTATTCATTAATCCGGATAAGGAAATGATTGACTTCTATTTTAAGAAGGTGAATAAAGAAAAAGAGCTGGAAGACATCTTTTTAAGTTTTGCAAAGCAAAAAACTAAAACAGAAGACGGTCACCAGTTTGAGATTGCAGCTGAGGTTGAGAACAATAATGCTCTATTAGTCGCTAAAGAAAAAGGTGCCGAAAGTGTAGGTTTATTTAAGACAGAATTTGTTTTTTTGGGACAACCTTCTATGCCGGAGGAGATGGTTCAACTTGAAGCCTACCGTGAAGCAGTTATGTTGGCTGAAAATGCTGATATTATCTTTAGAACAATGGATTGTTCGTCCAACCACGATATGCCTTTTATATACTTTCATGAGGAAAGAAACCCTTTGTTAGGCTATAGATCCATACGGGTTACACTCACAGAGCGAACCTTGTTTGTGACGCAGATTAAGGCTTTACTTCGAGCCAGTGCATATGGAAAAATAAAAATTTTATTACCAATGGTTACAAAGATTGAAGAACTTCTAGATGCAAAGATGGCCATTGAAGAAGCAAAAGTTGAGTTGGACGCACGACATGAATTATATGACAACAACATAGATATCGGCATGATGGTTGAGATACCTGCTGCAGCAATGATGATTGATATTTTTGCAAGAGAAGTGGACTTTCTCGTCATAGGATCATCAGAACTCATACAATTGATGACGGCGGTTGATCGGGCAAATGAAAACCTATTTGAACTTTTTGATATGTACCACCCAGGGCTGCTTCGGACAATTCGACAAGTGGTTATCGCTGCACATAGAGAAGGGACTTGGATTAGTATTGTAGGTGATATGGCAAATAATGAAATACTCCTCCCCTTTATGATTGCAATCGGTGTTGATCAGGTATGTGTTAACCCAAGCATGGTTCCAAAAGCCAGATGGTTAGCCAGTAAGACCAATAAAGCCATATGGGATAAAGAAATCGATCATTTATTATCTTTAAGCTCCGGTAATGAGATTAAGGAATATTTGGAAAAACGTTATTATGAAATTTATGTTTGGTAA
- a CDS encoding bifunctional folylpolyglutamate synthase/dihydrofolate synthase has product MTFEDIVNEIVETPRFRKLPGFVVIKALIRKIGYMENIPVVHVAGTNGKGSVVMMMASILQSAGYKVGTFTSPHLVDIRERIRINNQMISKDAFTKIYRRLYKYMEALALEGYEKASFFEIIFAMALMYFDKEKPDIIILETGIGGRLDTTNALNNKILTIITNISLDHTQILGETLQAIAYEKSGIMRSNIPVVLYNTIEEVNDTVRSAAAEINAPYVEVLPFDAEIIVRNQESIDFSLRNKYYEYETIHMNTAGDYQIDNAKIAITGMHMLQQQFKFTKSDVIEGINNFKWLGRMTYITPGILLDGAHNKEGIEAFVNHIDRHEKHKTIDLVFVCMDDKQDIEMIEILCNIKRLRSVFIPREKYIKAQKEERLRLLFRQNGFENVYLIDQLKDLIVKRRKDMKDDQLLCCVGSLYLVGDIIKIIEEG; this is encoded by the coding sequence ATGACATTTGAAGACATTGTAAATGAAATAGTAGAGACACCAAGATTCAGGAAACTGCCTGGATTTGTTGTCATCAAGGCTTTGATACGTAAAATCGGGTATATGGAAAACATACCGGTTGTTCATGTAGCCGGTACCAATGGTAAGGGATCAGTTGTGATGATGATGGCCTCCATTCTGCAATCAGCAGGATACAAAGTCGGTACATTTACATCACCACATTTGGTGGATATAAGAGAACGTATACGCATTAATAATCAAATGATATCAAAAGATGCATTCACAAAGATCTATAGACGTCTATATAAGTATATGGAAGCGTTGGCACTTGAAGGGTATGAAAAAGCTTCTTTTTTTGAAATCATATTCGCCATGGCCCTCATGTATTTCGATAAAGAAAAACCGGATATAATAATATTAGAAACAGGGATTGGTGGACGTTTAGATACAACCAATGCTCTTAATAACAAAATCTTAACCATCATAACCAATATCAGTTTAGATCATACTCAAATACTCGGTGAAACCTTACAGGCAATTGCTTATGAAAAATCCGGCATAATGAGATCGAATATACCGGTTGTACTGTATAATACTATCGAAGAGGTCAATGATACCGTTAGGTCAGCAGCAGCAGAAATAAATGCGCCATATGTTGAAGTTCTTCCCTTTGACGCCGAAATCATAGTGCGAAACCAAGAAAGCATTGATTTTTCCTTGAGGAACAAGTATTATGAATATGAAACGATACACATGAATACGGCTGGAGACTACCAGATTGATAATGCAAAAATTGCAATTACCGGTATGCATATGCTACAACAACAATTTAAGTTTACCAAATCAGATGTAATAGAGGGTATTAACAATTTCAAATGGTTAGGGCGCATGACCTATATCACACCGGGTATCTTATTAGATGGTGCCCATAATAAGGAAGGCATCGAAGCATTTGTAAATCATATTGATAGGCATGAAAAACATAAGACGATTGATTTGGTATTTGTATGTATGGACGACAAGCAAGACATTGAAATGATAGAAATACTATGTAACATAAAAAGACTCCGATCTGTATTTATTCCAAGAGAAAAATATATAAAAGCCCAAAAAGAAGAGCGGCTTAGGCTTCTCTTTAGGCAAAACGGATTCGAGAACGTGTACCTTATAGATCAATTAAAAGACTTAATCGTAAAAAGAAGAAAGGATATGAAGGATGACCAACTTTTATGTTGTGTGGGTTCTTTATATCTTGTAGGTGACATCATAAAAATAATTGAGGAGGGCTAA